A single Sporosarcina sp. FSL W8-0480 DNA region contains:
- a CDS encoding tripartite tricarboxylate transporter permease, with product MFDLLISGFASILTIKGILLIVGGVILGLIFGSIPGLTATMAIAICLPITFGMSPIDGMALLMGLYIGGVSGGLIPAILLKIPGTPSSIATTFDGYPMARNGEAGKAFNFAIVSSFMGGLLSIIVLILIAPPLGKVALQFGPFEYFAIIIFALSLISSLSGDSLPKGLMAGLLGIGFAMVGSAPIDAFPRFTFGAKSLDAGFSLLPVLIGLFAISEILINAEKKVKDNLKVNMKKVSYKVSLKEYLGQGWNWFRSSLIGLGIGILPGIGGGTSNILAYAAAKNSSKKPEKFGTGIPDGVVASESSNNAAIGGALVPLISLGIPGDTVTALLLGGLVLHGLQPGPLLLQNNGDVVYAIFAALLVANVFMILFLFLGMRGFVKMLSIPQNILMPVVLGLCVVGAYGENGRVFDIGALFFFGLLGYLMIKFGFPLTPLVLGFILGPLLETNLRRGLMLSQGDFMPFLTSPIAAVFLIFTFASIGFKLYSGWKKKRNKNNELFNLLEGEQ from the coding sequence ATGTTTGATTTACTAATAAGCGGGTTTGCATCAATTCTTACAATCAAGGGAATTTTGCTCATCGTTGGAGGGGTTATCCTTGGATTGATCTTCGGTTCAATTCCGGGACTTACGGCAACGATGGCAATTGCTATCTGTTTGCCGATTACGTTCGGGATGAGCCCGATTGATGGGATGGCGCTTTTGATGGGTCTCTATATTGGTGGGGTTTCGGGTGGTTTGATTCCAGCGATTTTGCTTAAAATCCCTGGTACACCATCGTCCATCGCGACAACATTTGATGGCTACCCGATGGCACGGAATGGTGAAGCGGGCAAGGCGTTCAACTTTGCAATCGTTTCTTCTTTCATGGGAGGGCTCTTAAGTATTATCGTTTTGATTTTAATCGCACCGCCACTTGGAAAGGTGGCCCTTCAGTTCGGACCATTCGAGTATTTTGCAATCATTATTTTTGCTCTTTCTCTAATTTCGAGCTTGTCTGGTGATTCATTGCCGAAAGGGTTGATGGCTGGGCTTCTTGGAATCGGGTTTGCGATGGTCGGTTCCGCACCGATTGATGCGTTTCCACGTTTTACATTTGGCGCGAAATCACTTGACGCAGGATTTTCATTATTGCCGGTACTGATTGGGTTATTCGCAATATCTGAGATTCTCATCAATGCGGAGAAGAAGGTTAAGGATAATCTGAAAGTTAATATGAAGAAAGTTAGCTACAAGGTGAGTCTTAAAGAATATCTTGGACAAGGCTGGAACTGGTTCAGGTCAAGTTTGATTGGGCTTGGAATTGGTATTCTACCTGGTATTGGAGGCGGGACATCGAATATCCTTGCTTATGCGGCTGCGAAAAACTCTTCTAAAAAACCGGAAAAGTTCGGAACTGGTATTCCGGACGGTGTCGTTGCTTCCGAGTCTTCAAACAACGCGGCTATCGGAGGGGCACTTGTTCCTTTGATTTCACTCGGAATTCCGGGAGATACGGTTACTGCTCTTCTTTTAGGTGGACTAGTTCTTCATGGACTACAACCTGGACCACTTCTCCTCCAAAATAATGGAGATGTTGTTTACGCAATCTTCGCGGCACTATTAGTTGCGAATGTGTTCATGATTTTGTTCTTGTTCCTTGGTATGAGAGGCTTCGTCAAGATGTTGAGTATTCCACAAAATATTCTAATGCCTGTCGTCCTTGGACTTTGCGTGGTCGGCGCATACGGTGAGAATGGTCGTGTATTTGACATTGGCGCACTATTCTTCTTTGGACTTCTTGGATACCTGATGATCAAGTTCGGATTCCCGTTGACTCCGCTTGTTTTAGGTTTCATCTTAGGGCCGTTGCTTGAGACGAATTTACGCCGTGGACTGATGTTGTCACAAGGGGATTTCATGCCATTCCTGACGTCACCGATTGCAGCAGTATTCCTTATTTTTACATTCGCTTCTATTGGATTTAAGCTGTACAGCGGCTGGAAGAAAAAGCGAAATAAAAATAATGAGCTATTCAATCTACTTGAAGGGGAACAATGA
- a CDS encoding flagellin: MRINHNITNLNNYRNQQLTNNSITKSVNKLSSGMRINTAGDDASGLSISEKMRGQIRGLEEASKNIDIGISLIRVADAGLGLISDPNLMRLRELTVQAASDTVSDEDRKFIQIEVDEILAGIDELASSTKFQTKDLLNDENGEFIIQVGPNAGHQFKIGLTNVTTADEGLKLKPFDVVESHPDYGTLFKKVDYAINHVSSERSKFGAYENVLEHIGSSVKNYQENLIAAESRLRDVDVAKEVTELTGNQTILQAAQAMMVKGNEISEQILQLLK, from the coding sequence ATGAGAATAAATCATAATATAACTAATCTCAATAATTACAGAAATCAACAGCTGACTAATAATTCGATTACGAAGTCTGTCAACAAACTATCATCGGGGATGAGGATTAATACCGCTGGCGACGATGCATCAGGGCTATCTATATCCGAAAAGATGCGTGGGCAAATCCGGGGGCTTGAGGAAGCTTCCAAAAATATTGATATCGGCATTTCACTTATTCGAGTTGCCGATGCTGGGCTTGGTCTAATATCCGATCCTAATTTGATGCGATTACGGGAACTGACTGTGCAGGCGGCCAGCGATACAGTGTCTGACGAAGACCGTAAGTTTATTCAAATTGAGGTCGATGAAATTTTAGCAGGGATAGACGAGCTTGCGAGTTCAACGAAATTCCAAACTAAAGATTTATTGAATGATGAAAACGGGGAATTCATTATTCAAGTTGGTCCTAATGCGGGACATCAGTTTAAGATTGGACTGACAAATGTAACGACGGCCGATGAAGGACTAAAGTTAAAACCTTTTGACGTGGTGGAATCACATCCAGACTACGGGACATTGTTTAAGAAAGTGGATTATGCGATAAATCATGTATCTTCAGAACGCTCTAAATTTGGAGCTTATGAAAATGTTCTTGAACATATCGGGTCAAGCGTGAAAAACTACCAAGAGAATTTAATCGCCGCAGAATCACGTCTTCGTGATGTGGACGTAGCTAAGGAAGTTACGGAACTTACAGGTAATCAGACTATCCTACAAGCAGCGCAGGCAATGATGGTAAAGGGAAATGAAATATCAGAACAGATATTGCAGCTCTTAAAATAA
- a CDS encoding mannonate dehydratase — protein MMYVSVTVNTADLTDLDLRQMSQLGIDYVDFGNGQSFKGVKEQGYPDLDELLKLKKRVRSFGLDINRVTLPNISRSFMDGMDGSEIELENSLDAVRVFGEAGIKIVRQRFEGDVFYGRGLSYEAIQRGGAIARGESIGLLKEKEPTPTQEELQKWWGSFQRAYREIVPLAQDYDVNVAMHPSDTPHPDSPFGGIGLNRIIDDFPNKNVGFVYCIGTRAEAGGSSLVMDEINHFGRKGRIFLVHFRNVRGSLPTAGAFEEALLDDGDLNMFKILLELRKVGYSGCLNPDHVPTFAGDVADFHDSWKYSNIGWKPSSLGFAYSVGYIKALLNALNEFEGR, from the coding sequence ATGATGTATGTTTCAGTCACTGTTAACACTGCAGATTTGACCGATCTGGATCTTCGGCAGATGTCACAGCTTGGTATTGATTATGTGGACTTTGGAAACGGCCAGTCATTTAAAGGCGTGAAGGAACAAGGTTATCCTGATCTCGACGAGCTGTTGAAGCTTAAAAAACGTGTCCGCTCGTTTGGTCTCGATATTAATAGAGTTACGTTGCCGAATATTTCACGTTCATTCATGGATGGCATGGACGGAAGTGAGATTGAACTTGAGAACTCACTTGATGCTGTACGGGTTTTCGGTGAGGCGGGGATAAAGATTGTTCGCCAGCGTTTTGAGGGTGATGTTTTCTATGGTAGAGGTTTAAGTTATGAGGCAATCCAGCGCGGGGGTGCAATTGCACGCGGGGAGAGCATCGGATTGTTGAAAGAGAAAGAACCTACACCGACTCAAGAGGAATTGCAGAAATGGTGGGGTTCATTCCAACGTGCTTACCGTGAAATCGTTCCGCTTGCGCAGGACTATGATGTAAATGTTGCGATGCATCCATCTGATACTCCGCATCCAGATTCCCCATTCGGCGGAATTGGCTTGAACCGGATTATTGATGATTTTCCGAATAAGAATGTCGGTTTCGTTTACTGCATCGGTACACGCGCGGAAGCGGGCGGTTCTTCGTTAGTAATGGATGAAATCAATCACTTCGGAAGAAAAGGGCGCATCTTCCTTGTTCACTTCCGTAATGTGAGAGGTAGCTTGCCGACAGCAGGTGCGTTTGAAGAGGCGCTATTAGATGATGGCGATTTGAATATGTTCAAAATTTTATTGGAGCTTCGTAAAGTCGGCTATAGCGGCTGTTTGAATCCCGATCATGTTCCGACGTTTGCTGGGGATGTTGCGGATTTTCATGATAGTTGGAAGTACTCGAATATTGGCTGGAAGCCGTCAAGCTTAGGGTTTGCGTATTCCGTCGGGTATATTAAAGCGCTGCTGAATGCGTTAAATGAATTTGAAGGCCGATGA
- a CDS encoding tripartite tricarboxylate transporter substrate binding protein, with protein MKGVWKKIAFGAGAIALAASLAACSDSDKASGDTAANYPTKPIEIVVPAGAGGDTDLNTRIMAKAMEKELGKPLVVTNVTGAGGTTGTQKVMDAKADGYTVLAFHNSMLLNKVYGLADYTFSDMKVAGVGVLDQSNTFLVSKDSKFKTVEELIEYAKANPKKVTVATEIGSMTYMQIVQFQEQTGVEFNIADVGGASDKITALLGGRVDIVPTSLGLVQGYLESGDFVALGVMADERLEDASDIPTFKEQGVDLVVDKVFLWAFPADTPDEVVTTFTEAMSKAVESEEYQAEIKKSWLKPVYMDPEEAMKKLSEVEAEYVELHKLTGGN; from the coding sequence ATGAAAGGTGTTTGGAAAAAAATAGCGTTTGGAGCAGGTGCCATTGCGCTTGCTGCAAGTCTTGCGGCATGCTCAGACTCGGATAAGGCTTCAGGCGATACGGCGGCTAACTATCCAACAAAGCCAATTGAAATTGTCGTGCCCGCGGGTGCTGGTGGAGATACTGACTTGAATACTCGTATTATGGCGAAGGCGATGGAAAAAGAACTTGGCAAGCCACTTGTCGTAACAAACGTTACAGGTGCAGGTGGAACGACAGGTACTCAAAAAGTGATGGATGCAAAAGCAGATGGCTATACAGTTTTGGCGTTCCACAACTCTATGCTTCTAAACAAGGTTTATGGACTTGCGGATTACACATTCTCAGACATGAAAGTGGCAGGCGTAGGTGTTCTTGACCAATCCAACACATTCCTTGTTTCTAAAGATTCAAAGTTCAAAACAGTTGAAGAGCTGATTGAATACGCAAAAGCCAATCCGAAAAAAGTTACGGTTGCAACTGAAATTGGTTCAATGACGTACATGCAAATTGTTCAATTCCAAGAACAGACAGGTGTTGAATTTAACATTGCGGACGTTGGTGGTGCTTCCGACAAAATCACTGCACTTTTAGGTGGCCGAGTAGATATCGTACCGACTTCTCTTGGACTCGTTCAAGGCTATCTTGAGTCTGGTGACTTTGTAGCACTTGGCGTCATGGCGGATGAGCGTCTTGAAGATGCTTCCGACATTCCAACATTCAAAGAGCAAGGTGTAGATCTTGTCGTCGATAAAGTATTCCTTTGGGCATTCCCTGCAGACACTCCAGATGAAGTCGTTACTACTTTCACAGAAGCAATGAGTAAGGCGGTCGAAAGTGAAGAGTATCAGGCAGAAATCAAGAAGTCTTGGTTGAAACCAGTCTATATGGATCCAGAAGAGGCGATGAAGAAACTATCCGAGGTTGAAGCAGAATATGTAGAACTTCATAAATTGACCGGTGGCAATTAA
- a CDS encoding FecR domain-containing protein, protein MKATKPIKQLVALFLAAVLMLSGVGQPVGAAENRTAKIEDVIGTVWIIKAGGNLPIRAYPGARLGQEDRVITENFSSVKLVISDTHDELTITQNADLVLTDLRNEAGKKVTKLLIWAGSVLSNVNPDKNRKDVFEVNTPGQSIGAKGTLFLVTVDPGTGRTTLSVLDGIVGIRSDSDTGSDKDRQLIHPAQQTIQYPDEIGATVEFLNFEDLNSQLTLHMLEQIASLKDKFDKENEEFIEETRRQLLNGTSLDSLLFNSVEELQRYERNIQFLMEHILQAAIDSGKSSSADIERIIREANRSLEQPINLGGREEWILTERERERQRALDDARRQREEAQKRELEERKNSQAALLQKIENERKQQEERIKKALEDAKRAATERLREGLDPDAKAELDARLRDKELERQRQQDAANRERERTAPPPVVQPSSPPERPTPPISVVERNLNSAKAQVPVSAELYTSESWGRIEVALGLGESTDEEKIVKTEELLNAISGLVTQVDQNLMNAINSVPSDSELYSDESWFNLMAALDLPEETAEDKVAKAETIWVAISNLIERDRMNPEMVLAALNDFYPDGSEEPIDFLTSYSDVLGIDFYTVDDEYERFHPFAESLAYEVFYARPEEGFSSIDEFKEIYEQLLLMNIEFVNEIMPDIKEINVSVIGSIITLSWENEEGYRDIRIFIDGEPIWESNGIEYSATFAIELSGERHIHVEFRHSGSDWPQAISESIPVTLER, encoded by the coding sequence GTGAAGGCTACCAAACCGATTAAACAGCTTGTTGCGCTCTTCCTTGCAGCTGTTCTCATGTTGTCGGGAGTTGGGCAGCCGGTTGGAGCCGCTGAAAATCGGACTGCAAAAATTGAAGATGTGATTGGTACTGTTTGGATCATAAAGGCGGGCGGGAATCTACCCATCAGGGCTTATCCAGGAGCACGATTGGGTCAGGAGGATCGTGTGATAACCGAGAATTTTTCCAGCGTAAAATTGGTAATCAGTGATACGCATGATGAATTGACGATTACCCAAAATGCCGATTTGGTGTTAACGGATTTGCGTAATGAAGCGGGTAAGAAGGTTACGAAATTACTTATTTGGGCAGGGTCAGTATTATCCAATGTCAATCCCGATAAAAATCGGAAGGATGTATTTGAAGTCAATACACCCGGCCAGAGTATCGGGGCAAAGGGCACCCTTTTTCTGGTTACTGTTGATCCAGGTACTGGTAGAACGACACTTTCGGTTTTGGATGGTATAGTAGGGATCCGAAGTGACAGTGACACTGGCAGTGACAAAGACAGACAACTCATTCATCCTGCGCAGCAAACTATTCAATATCCGGATGAAATAGGTGCAACTGTAGAATTTCTTAATTTCGAAGATTTGAATTCACAGCTTACGCTTCATATGTTGGAACAGATTGCATCCTTGAAAGACAAATTCGATAAAGAGAATGAAGAATTTATTGAAGAAACGAGACGACAATTGCTGAACGGCACTTCACTTGATTCTTTACTATTTAACTCTGTAGAAGAACTGCAAAGATATGAAAGAAACATTCAATTTTTAATGGAACACATCTTACAGGCTGCCATTGATTCTGGTAAAAGCTCTTCGGCTGATATTGAGCGAATAATTCGCGAGGCAAATCGTTCGTTAGAGCAACCAATCAACCTTGGTGGACGTGAAGAATGGATTTTAACTGAACGGGAAAGGGAGCGGCAAAGGGCGCTTGATGATGCAAGACGGCAAAGAGAGGAAGCGCAGAAGCGTGAATTAGAGGAAAGGAAAAATAGCCAAGCTGCGTTACTTCAGAAAATAGAAAATGAACGAAAACAGCAAGAAGAAAGGATTAAAAAAGCTTTAGAGGATGCCAAGCGTGCTGCGACAGAGCGATTAAGAGAAGGGTTAGACCCTGATGCTAAGGCTGAATTGGATGCAAGGCTAAGAGATAAAGAACTTGAAAGACAGAGACAACAAGATGCGGCGAATAGGGAAAGGGAGAGAACGGCACCACCTCCTGTTGTCCAACCGTCAAGTCCGCCCGAGCGGCCAACCCCACCAATTTCCGTAGTAGAACGAAATCTGAACTCGGCCAAAGCGCAAGTTCCGGTTTCCGCGGAGCTGTATACGTCGGAAAGTTGGGGAAGAATTGAAGTTGCTTTAGGGCTTGGTGAGTCGACGGATGAGGAGAAGATTGTTAAAACAGAAGAGCTTTTGAATGCGATTAGTGGATTGGTAACTCAGGTTGATCAGAATTTGATGAATGCAATAAATAGCGTCCCTTCCGATTCTGAGTTGTACAGCGATGAAAGCTGGTTTAATTTAATGGCGGCTTTGGATTTACCTGAAGAAACGGCTGAAGATAAGGTTGCTAAAGCGGAAACAATTTGGGTTGCGATTAGTAATTTAATAGAAAGAGATAGAATGAATCCGGAAATGGTGTTGGCCGCATTAAACGATTTTTATCCTGATGGATCTGAAGAGCCAATTGATTTTCTAACTTCCTATTCGGATGTACTTGGCATTGATTTTTATACCGTTGACGACGAATATGAACGGTTTCATCCTTTTGCTGAATCGCTTGCATATGAAGTGTTTTACGCAAGGCCAGAAGAGGGTTTTTCAAGTATTGATGAATTCAAGGAAATCTATGAACAACTACTACTAATGAATATTGAGTTTGTAAACGAAATAATGCCGGATATAAAAGAAATAAACGTATCAGTAATTGGAAGCATTATAACCTTATCCTGGGAAAATGAAGAAGGCTATAGGGATATTCGTATTTTTATTGATGGTGAACCTATTTGGGAATCAAACGGAATCGAATATTCAGCTACCTTTGCCATAGAATTAAGCGGTGAACGTCATATCCATGTGGAGTTTAGACATTCAGGAAGCGATTGGCCACAGGCGATTTCCGAGAGTATCCCTGTAACACTTGAACGATGA
- a CDS encoding tripartite tricarboxylate transporter TctB family protein — protein sequence MIPKIRDVQSGIFLLIVSVIMFSATLSFKKLTTSLVGPAFMPQVIAGLIALMALAIIIQGIRNVKAERVKEASSDVVTKKDPKDEVTYRPVILTFILMAVYVAVMPFVGFLITTAVYMFIQMMILSDKPERRWLLFAVVSVVASATIYYVFRNVFYVMLPSGLL from the coding sequence ATGATTCCAAAAATTAGGGACGTTCAGTCGGGGATTTTTCTTCTGATTGTAAGCGTTATCATGTTTAGTGCGACTCTGAGCTTTAAAAAGTTGACGACTTCGCTTGTTGGTCCTGCTTTTATGCCGCAAGTTATTGCCGGTTTGATTGCTTTAATGGCTCTTGCAATCATTATTCAGGGAATTAGGAATGTGAAGGCGGAAAGGGTTAAAGAGGCTTCTTCTGATGTTGTTACTAAAAAAGATCCGAAAGATGAGGTTACCTATCGGCCAGTCATTTTGACATTCATTCTGATGGCTGTGTATGTTGCAGTGATGCCTTTCGTCGGTTTTCTAATAACTACTGCGGTGTACATGTTCATTCAGATGATGATCCTTTCTGATAAACCGGAGAGAAGGTGGTTGTTGTTTGCAGTTGTTTCAGTAGTTGCTTCCGCCACCATCTACTATGTTTTCCGCAATGTGTTTTATGTCATGCTGCCGAGTGGGCTTTTATAA
- the garD gene encoding galactarate dehydratase, protein MMTDQGVEVKPISIKMNALDNVTIVGNDNGLPAKTNLQEGIQLIQRTPQGHKVALKDFQEGDAIIRYGEIIGFADREIPKGSWIRETMLRMPEAPKLSELEHGINVEPLEPFKETYTFMGYPNPDGSFGTKNLLGITTSVQCVTGVLGFAVEKIKKDLLPQYPNVDDVVAIDHAYGCGVAIDGLGSEIPIRTIRNLTSHPNFGGEMLIIGLGCEKLTLDRLDAGESESDVLFLQDRNGFSEMVDSIVEMAKERLERLNRRQRVEAPLSKLTVGLQCGGSDALSGVTANPAVGHAADLLVRAGASVMFSEVTEVRDGIHLLTARAETEEVRNALIREMEWYDAYLARGLADRSANTTPGNKKGGLSNIVEKSLGSIVKSGTAPIVDVLAPGEKVRKNGLTFAATPAGDFVCGTLQLASGMHIEVFTTGRGTPYNLSMAPVLKVATRTTLSEQWHDLIDVNAGKIIDGGATIEEIGEEIFKAIIDVASGRRQTWADHWGIKNDLVLFNPAPIT, encoded by the coding sequence ATGATGACCGACCAGGGAGTAGAAGTTAAACCAATCTCCATTAAAATGAATGCCCTCGACAATGTAACAATTGTCGGGAATGACAACGGCCTTCCCGCTAAGACGAATCTTCAGGAAGGCATACAACTTATCCAGAGAACACCCCAAGGCCATAAAGTCGCATTAAAAGACTTTCAAGAAGGCGATGCGATTATAAGATATGGCGAAATCATCGGGTTTGCGGACCGGGAAATTCCGAAAGGCAGCTGGATCCGTGAAACGATGCTTCGTATGCCGGAAGCTCCAAAGTTATCGGAATTGGAACATGGGATAAATGTGGAACCACTTGAGCCATTTAAAGAAACGTATACATTCATGGGCTATCCGAATCCGGATGGTTCATTCGGCACGAAAAACCTTTTAGGAATTACGACAAGTGTACAGTGCGTAACTGGTGTTTTAGGATTCGCCGTTGAAAAGATAAAGAAGGACCTGCTTCCACAGTATCCAAATGTCGATGATGTTGTAGCGATTGACCATGCGTACGGGTGTGGGGTCGCGATTGATGGGCTTGGATCTGAGATTCCGATCCGCACAATCAGGAATCTGACAAGCCATCCGAACTTTGGAGGGGAAATGCTCATTATCGGGTTAGGATGCGAAAAGCTGACGCTTGACCGACTTGATGCCGGGGAAAGTGAATCGGATGTTTTATTCCTTCAAGACCGAAATGGGTTTTCTGAAATGGTTGACTCGATTGTAGAAATGGCAAAAGAACGACTCGAACGATTGAATCGACGTCAACGGGTGGAGGCGCCTTTGTCCAAATTGACGGTTGGACTGCAATGCGGTGGAAGTGATGCGCTTTCGGGTGTGACGGCGAACCCGGCTGTCGGTCATGCGGCGGATCTTCTTGTTCGTGCAGGGGCATCGGTTATGTTCTCCGAAGTGACGGAAGTACGGGATGGTATCCATTTATTAACCGCAAGAGCGGAAACGGAAGAAGTCCGTAATGCATTGATTCGCGAAATGGAATGGTATGACGCCTATTTGGCAAGAGGGCTTGCCGACAGGAGTGCGAACACAACACCTGGGAACAAGAAAGGCGGCCTATCCAATATTGTTGAGAAGTCGCTTGGTTCTATCGTCAAATCTGGAACTGCACCAATTGTGGACGTTCTTGCACCGGGCGAGAAGGTTCGAAAGAATGGACTGACATTTGCTGCAACACCTGCAGGAGATTTTGTATGTGGAACATTGCAGTTAGCGTCAGGAATGCATATTGAGGTGTTTACGACCGGGCGAGGGACGCCATACAACTTATCTATGGCGCCGGTACTCAAAGTTGCAACAAGAACGACACTCTCTGAGCAGTGGCATGATTTGATCGATGTAAATGCAGGAAAGATCATTGACGGCGGGGCGACGATCGAAGAGATTGGGGAAGAAATTTTCAAGGCCATTATTGATGTTGCAAGTGGTCGTCGTCAGACGTGGGCAGACCACTGGGGGATAAAAAATGATCTTGTTTTATTCAATCCTGCACCTATAACATAA